The stretch of DNA TCGTCCTCGTCGCGATGCGTCCGGAGAGCCGGCCGAGCGTTCGATTGACCGCTGCCGCGGTGGCGTGGACGATCCTGTCGAGGTCGACCCCGGTCACGAGCGCCCCGACGAGCGCGATCCAGCCGACGGCGACGACCGCGAGCACGCCGGCGACCGGGAGCAGCCCGGTCCGGCCTCCCGCGACGAGGGCGATCGTCCCCCCGAGTGCGACGACGGTCGAGCCGAGGAACGTCGACGCCTGCGCGATGATCGTCGCCGGGAGCGCCCGGTCGGTCGGGATCCCCGTCGCCGAGCGCATCGAGTAGGCGATCAGCACCGGCCCCGCGACGTTGCCGACCGGGAGGAGCTGGCGGCCGTAGACCCCGCGGAGGTACGCCAGCGCGCCGTCGACGGAGGGGCGCACGCCGAGCAGCGCCGCCAGCGCGAGGAACTGCGCGCCCACCCCGCCGACGGCCGCGACGAGCCCCAGCGCGAACGGCATCGGGTCGAGCGACGCGAGGGTCGAGACGACCTGCTCGACGCCGACGAGCCAGCCGAACAGCGCCAGCGCGAGCAGTCCCGCGGCGAGACCGG from Halolamina sediminis encodes:
- a CDS encoding flippase-like domain-containing protein; this encodes MSRARQRLSVAAGLAAGLLALALFGWLVGVEQVVSTLASLDPMPFALGLVAAVGGVGAQFLALAALLGVRPSVDGALAYLRGVYGRQLLPVGNVAGPVLIAYSMRSATGIPTDRALPATIIAQASTFLGSTVVALGGTIALVAGGRTGLLPVAGVLAVVAVGWIALVGALVTGVDLDRIVHATAAAVNRTLGRLSGRIATRTSREAIGRGLGEFDEARQLIRAEPSRIVVAAGLSILGWTLLSLPAVTTGVALGTPVALAVACVAVPVSDFLNLLPVPGGVGGVEVVLAGALVALAGIDLAAAAVIAFCVRLCTYWFVLLLGGTATTLLSTRAGAAGS